Genomic DNA from Methanosarcina sp. MTP4:
TACGTTGGTGTGACGAGGGCTATGAGTGACTTGATTATTTATACCCGAAAAGATTCGGTTAGTAAATTCATAAACGAGATTGAAAATAAAGTAACTGTTTGTGAGCTGAAATAACGCAAATCAAATGTTTGGCAATTCATAATAGGTTGATATTAATTCCCGGCTCCTCGGATTTTTTTGTGAGTGAAACTTCCAAATTCTGTAAAAATATATTTTTTCAGTCGTCGGGCCGCTTCAATCTGCCCCTCCCCCGCCTCCGCCTGCCTGAATCCGAGCGCTTGAAAAACCGGCAATGTTTATTTAAAAGCAGCAAGTTTCTATCTCGCTCATTTTTCTATGCCTATAATGTTTTTTCAGGAGTTGTAATCTCATAATCTGTTATTTCTCACTTCACTCTTTACTAAGAATACAGTTCCCTTCAGTAACGGATAGCCCAATCATAAATTTTTGTCAACTTCCAAATATATTGTGCATTATTTATTTTATATATTATTTATGATCTAATTTATATATTATGTTATATCCATAATAATGGGGAAGATTTGCTTTAAAAAAATAAGTCTTTAAATTGAAACACTGGGGGGAAGAAAATTAGAAATGTTGGTATTTGTAAGAATTGTGCTCTCGGAATAATTATCGGAATAACATTTCTGGTATTATTGTCGGGATCAGCATTGGGATGCGGGGTAATTGTGGATGCTGAATCCATTGATAAAATATCCCTGACGCCACCATCTGATAGATGGTTCGGCTGGTCGGTAAGTTCCGGAGATTATAACGGAGATGGATTGGCGGATGTCGTAGTGGGTAATCCATTTCGTGACGGTGAAGTTTACGTTTATTATGGAAAGAACAGTTTTCCAACAACAGCCAATAAGATATTAAGCTCTCCAAATGCCGAGGATGGCTTTGGATTTTATGTTTCTTCGGGTGATACGAACAAAGATGGATTTGATGATCTTGCCGTCGCAATGGATTGGGGCGTTAACAAAGTTTATGTTTACGAGGGAACTGCAGCAGGATTAAAAGACACTCCTGATAAAATACTCACACCGCCTGCCGGGTATCCAGAATATGGATTTGGTCACGAAACTTCTCTGGAAGGCGATATAAACGGAGATGGATTTTCGGACCTGTTGATCGGCGCACGCGATGATGACAGGTTGTTATCAAATTTGTCAGATAGTTCTTCATACCTATACGTTTATTATGGGTCTGAATCAGGAATAGATAATCAGTTTTCTTCATTTATCTCGTATCCTGGTACTGGGGGGATTAGTATTTCATCAGATGGAGATTTAAATGCTGATGGCTTTGACGACATAGCAGTATCAGTAGCTAAAGTTCCTCCTGCAGGTTATTTTGATGTTTATGTCTACAGAGGTTCATCTAATAAAAACCTCGCCTCTCCTCAAAAAATTAGTATACCCACTCCTGTCATAAATGTCTTTAATAGGGGTACAGTTTCATCAGCTGGTGATGTAAATGGAGACGGCTTTGAAGACCTTTTAATCGGTCATGAATATGCGGATGGCGCTTTTGAAAGGGAGGGAAAAGTCTATTTATTCTTTGGTTCCT
This window encodes:
- a CDS encoding FG-GAP-like repeat-containing protein; the protein is MDAESIDKISLTPPSDRWFGWSVSSGDYNGDGLADVVVGNPFRDGEVYVYYGKNSFPTTANKILSSPNAEDGFGFYVSSGDTNKDGFDDLAVAMDWGVNKVYVYEGTAAGLKDTPDKILTPPAGYPEYGFGHETSLEGDINGDGFSDLLIGARDDDRLLSNLSDSSSYLYVYYGSESGIDNQFSSFISYPGTGGISISSDGDLNADGFDDIAVSVAKVPPAGYFDVYVYRGSSNKNLASPQKISIPTPVINVFNRGTVSSAGDVNGDGFEDLLIGHEYADGAFEREGKVYLFFGSCSSLSSSPDVVIDNPNPEYNVRFGSALCGINDFNFDGFDDIVIGCPYSYDGDAYIYCGSPSGITNSPSLHLTEEGYFGWSVSPVGDIKGNGQNFFIVGEEMGGAHLYALNLSKDTDDATLPCISICSPTPKQHLDTCTVPVSGIASDNIGLGRVEIKVNDCEWQLVSGTSPWTALVELSKRGKNTIYVRAIDTAGNTKETSVDVIVNINSCNKDKNK